In Methanofollis sp., the sequence TGATGAGGATCTCGTCGGGCCCAACTTCAAGGCCGAGCCTCTGCCTGTACCGGTCGGCGATGAACTCCCTGAGAGGCAGGTAGCCCTCGGTCGTAGAATACTGAAGGGCGGCGGCACCGTCTGTTTCAAGAACAGATCGGGCCGCCTCCGCAATCTCTTCAACCCTGATAAGAGCAGGGTTCGGAAGACCCCCGGCAAAAGAGATGATCTCAGGGTTCCCGGTAACCTTCAGGATCTCCCTGATGAAAGACCTGGGTGTCTTCGCCATTCTTGCAGCATACCGACGCGTCACACTGAACCATACGGGTCGCCGCAGAAATAATTTTGGGAAGGATCAGGCCTTCTCTTCTTCTTTCACCGTGAAATCCGCGTCGAGAACACCTTTCTCTTCCTCGGGGATGATGATCACGGCGAGGATGTAGGCAAGGACCCCGAAGACGATATAGCCGAAGAGGGAGAGGATCACCCATGCAATGCGTACGATCGCCGGGTCGACGCCCAGATATCGGGCTATCCCGCTGCAGACCCCGGCAATCATGCGGTCATTCTTCGGACGGACAAGTCTCTTCTCTGCCATCGATCATATCTAGACGCTTTTCGGGATAGACCTTGCGGACAAAAAAT encodes:
- a CDS encoding PspC domain-containing protein, whose translation is MAEKRLVRPKNDRMIAGVCSGIARYLGVDPAIVRIAWVILSLFGYIVFGVLAYILAVIIIPEEEKGVLDADFTVKEEEKA